In Hymenobacter gelipurpurascens, one DNA window encodes the following:
- a CDS encoding sigma-54-dependent transcriptional regulator, with protein sequence MPRILIIDDEKAIRNTLKEILEYENYQVDQAEDGPTGLDMLIRDKYDVVLCDIKMPKMDGIEVLERARIVAPDAAFIMVSAHGNVEMAVEATKKGAYDFLQKPPDLNRLLVTVRNALDRTKLVTETKTLKKKIAKSSEMVGNSAALGAVRKAIEKVAPTDARVLITGPNGAGKEMVARQLHELSNRNNGPIIEVNCAAIPSELIESELFGHEKGSFTSAVKQRIGKFEQADGGTLFLDEIGDMSLSAQAKVLRALQENKITRVGGEKEISVNVRVLAATNKDLMQEIADKNFREDLYHRLSVILIQVPALNDRREDIPALIEKFLQDIANDYGNKPKSIDAAALKYLQSLDWRGNIRELRNVVERLVIMSDATITESDAKAFAGK encoded by the coding sequence ATGCCCCGCATTTTAATTATTGACGACGAAAAGGCCATCCGCAATACGCTGAAGGAAATTCTCGAATACGAAAACTACCAGGTAGACCAGGCGGAAGACGGTCCGACTGGCCTAGACATGCTCATCCGCGATAAATACGACGTGGTCCTCTGTGACATCAAGATGCCCAAGATGGATGGCATTGAGGTGCTGGAGCGGGCTCGTATTGTGGCTCCTGATGCGGCTTTCATCATGGTATCAGCGCACGGCAACGTGGAAATGGCAGTGGAAGCCACCAAGAAAGGCGCCTACGATTTCCTCCAGAAGCCACCAGACCTGAACCGCCTCCTCGTGACGGTGCGCAACGCCCTCGACCGCACTAAGTTGGTAACGGAAACCAAGACGCTGAAAAAGAAGATTGCCAAAAGCTCCGAGATGGTCGGTAATTCTGCCGCCCTCGGTGCTGTGCGCAAAGCCATTGAGAAGGTGGCCCCAACGGATGCCCGTGTGCTCATTACGGGCCCCAACGGTGCCGGCAAGGAAATGGTAGCGCGCCAGCTCCATGAGCTCAGCAACCGCAACAACGGCCCTATCATTGAGGTAAACTGCGCGGCCATTCCCTCAGAGCTGATTGAATCGGAGCTGTTCGGACACGAGAAAGGCTCGTTTACTTCGGCTGTGAAGCAGCGCATCGGCAAGTTTGAGCAAGCCGATGGCGGTACGCTTTTCCTGGATGAAATCGGCGACATGAGCCTTTCGGCGCAGGCCAAAGTGCTGCGGGCCCTGCAGGAAAACAAGATTACCCGTGTGGGCGGCGAAAAGGAAATTTCGGTGAATGTGCGCGTGCTGGCCGCCACCAACAAGGACCTAATGCAGGAAATTGCGGACAAAAACTTCCGCGAAGACCTTTACCACCGCCTCTCGGTTATCCTTATCCAGGTGCCGGCCCTCAACGACCGCCGCGAAGATATTCCGGCCCTGATTGAGAAGTTCTTGCAGGACATTGCCAACGACTATGGCAACAAGCCCAAAAGCATCGATGCCGCCGCCCTCAAGTACCTGCAGAGCCTCGACTGGCGCGGCAACATCCGGGAACTGCGCAACGTGGTAGAGCGCCTAGTGATTATGAGCGACGCCACCATCACAGAATCCGACGCTAAAGCATTTGCCGGCAAATAG
- a CDS encoding long-chain-fatty-acid--protein ligase: MSFRDDFLSALPTLTEATAPAAALGLFRYQAEHCGPYREYLQALGRNPQTVTRLEDIPFLPIEFFKTHSVRTDAAEWEPQETFLSSGTTQQQRSHHFVRDPQLYRQHAARIFEHYYGPLTSWTILALLPSYLEQGQSSLVAMVDYFAQQSGQYQGAFFLHNHKALLAALREAQRDASRQVLLIGVSYALLDLVEAYAGNPALQGLTVLETGGMKGRRREMIREELHEELRKGFGTIDIHSEYGMTELLGQAYSFGDGRFHAPPQLQILLRDPSDPFSVSASREAGAINIIDLANVDSCAFIETKDLARMHPDGSFEVLGRLDNSDIRGCNQMV, translated from the coding sequence ATGAGTTTCCGCGACGACTTTCTGTCTGCCTTACCTACACTGACCGAGGCCACCGCGCCGGCGGCTGCCCTAGGCCTGTTCCGCTACCAGGCCGAGCATTGCGGGCCGTATCGGGAGTACCTGCAGGCTCTGGGCCGCAACCCGCAAACCGTGACGCGGCTGGAGGATATTCCGTTTCTGCCCATCGAGTTTTTTAAAACCCATAGCGTGCGCACCGATGCCGCCGAATGGGAACCCCAGGAAACCTTCCTGAGCAGCGGCACCACCCAGCAGCAACGTAGTCACCATTTCGTGCGCGACCCGCAACTGTACCGCCAACACGCGGCCCGCATATTTGAGCATTATTATGGTCCGCTAACCAGCTGGACGATACTAGCACTGCTGCCATCTTACCTGGAGCAGGGGCAGTCGTCCTTGGTGGCCATGGTAGATTATTTCGCTCAGCAGTCGGGGCAATACCAGGGCGCATTTTTTCTGCATAACCACAAAGCCTTGCTTGCAGCTCTGCGCGAAGCCCAGCGGGATGCCTCGCGGCAGGTGCTGCTGATAGGGGTGAGCTACGCCTTGCTTGATTTGGTAGAGGCCTACGCCGGCAACCCGGCCCTGCAGGGGCTCACGGTGCTGGAAACCGGCGGCATGAAAGGACGTCGGCGCGAGATGATTCGGGAAGAACTCCACGAAGAGCTGCGGAAAGGGTTTGGGACTATCGACATCCACTCTGAGTACGGCATGACGGAGCTACTCGGACAGGCCTACAGCTTCGGCGACGGCCGCTTCCACGCGCCGCCCCAGCTCCAGATTCTGCTCCGCGACCCTTCCGACCCATTTTCCGTCTCAGCCTCTCGCGAAGCCGGCGCCATCAACATCATTGATCTGGCCAACGTGGACAGTTGCGCCTTCATCGAAACAAAAGACTTGGCCCGCATGCACCCCGATGGCTCCTTCGAGGTGCTGGGCCGCCTAGACAATTCCGATATTCGGGGGTGCAATCAGATGGTGTAG
- a CDS encoding alpha-ketoacid dehydrogenase subunit alpha/beta, with translation MSTAETADLMATVATLSKEELLRDYRLGWESRHASLAGRKEVFMGKAKFGIFGDGKEVPQLAMARAFRAGDWRSGYYRDQTFMLAIGELTLQQYFAQLYAHPDAEAEPATAGRAMNGHFGTRLLDDDGQFKNLAESKNSSADISPTGGQMPRLVGLAYASKLYRQNPELHDMTQFSVNGNEVAFGTIGNASTSEGMFFEALNAAGVLQIPMLVSVWDDHYGISVPAEYQTTKQNISEILKGLQREGEGQQGFEIFVVKGWDYAALIDTYQRAAEVCRTQHVPVLIHVTEVTQPQGHSTSGSHERYKSKDRLSWEEEHDCLRKMRDWLLTDGQASEEELNQIELEAKDTVKQARIAAWDAFFNPIKQEREEVVGLLNKLVAETGTEHELHELVEPLAHNPAPIRADLVRTARRVLRRVRGLRSMARRDLQNWLEQALAENANRYNSYLYSQSEDAALNIEEIKAEFAPNAPQVDGREVLQACFEANFRRDPRIFAIGEDVGRIGDVNQAFAGLQEKFGELRVTDTGIRECTIVGQGIGAAMRGLRPITEIQYLDYLLYAIQILSDDVASLQYRTKGGQKAPLIVRTRGHRLEGIWHSGSPIQMILGSIRGIHLCVPRDMTQAAGFYNTLLRADEPAIVIECLNGYRLKERIPQNVGEFTVPLGMPEVIREGQDLTIVTYGSMCRIVQDAAKQLAEVGISVEIIDVQTLLPFDIEHLITDSLRKTNRVLFADEDVPGGATAYMMQQVLDEQGAYQLLDSAPRCLSAQAHRPPYGSDGDYFSKPNAEDVFDTVYEMMQESDPKRFASIY, from the coding sequence ATGTCCACTGCTGAAACTGCCGACCTAATGGCCACCGTTGCCACACTTAGCAAAGAAGAACTCCTTCGTGATTACCGCTTGGGCTGGGAAAGCCGGCATGCCTCGCTGGCAGGGCGCAAAGAGGTATTCATGGGCAAGGCCAAGTTTGGCATCTTCGGCGACGGCAAGGAAGTGCCCCAGCTGGCCATGGCCCGCGCCTTCCGGGCCGGCGACTGGCGCTCCGGCTACTACCGCGACCAAACCTTCATGCTGGCCATCGGCGAGCTGACGCTGCAGCAGTATTTCGCGCAGCTTTATGCCCACCCCGATGCGGAGGCCGAACCTGCCACCGCCGGCCGCGCCATGAATGGCCACTTTGGCACCCGCTTACTCGACGACGACGGCCAGTTTAAGAACCTGGCGGAAAGCAAAAACTCCTCCGCCGATATCTCGCCAACCGGCGGGCAGATGCCGCGCCTCGTCGGACTGGCCTACGCCTCCAAGCTGTACCGCCAGAACCCCGAGCTGCACGATATGACGCAGTTTTCGGTGAACGGCAACGAGGTAGCGTTTGGCACCATCGGCAACGCCAGCACTTCCGAAGGCATGTTCTTCGAGGCCCTGAATGCCGCCGGCGTATTGCAGATTCCGATGCTGGTGAGCGTTTGGGACGACCATTACGGCATCTCGGTGCCGGCCGAATACCAGACCACGAAGCAGAACATTTCCGAAATCCTGAAAGGCCTCCAGCGCGAAGGCGAGGGCCAGCAGGGCTTCGAGATTTTTGTGGTAAAAGGCTGGGATTACGCCGCCCTGATTGATACATATCAGCGCGCCGCCGAAGTGTGCCGCACCCAGCACGTGCCCGTCCTGATTCACGTGACGGAAGTCACGCAGCCCCAGGGCCACAGCACTTCCGGCTCGCATGAGCGCTACAAAAGCAAAGACCGCCTGAGCTGGGAGGAGGAGCACGACTGCCTGCGCAAAATGCGCGACTGGCTCCTTACCGATGGCCAGGCCTCGGAAGAAGAACTGAACCAGATTGAGCTGGAAGCCAAGGACACCGTAAAGCAGGCGCGCATAGCCGCCTGGGATGCTTTCTTCAACCCCATTAAGCAGGAGCGCGAAGAGGTAGTAGGCCTGTTGAACAAGCTGGTGGCTGAAACGGGCACCGAGCACGAGCTGCACGAACTGGTAGAGCCCCTGGCCCACAACCCGGCGCCCATTCGCGCCGATCTGGTGCGTACGGCGCGCCGCGTGTTGCGCCGCGTACGTGGCCTACGCAGCATGGCCCGCCGCGACCTGCAGAACTGGCTGGAGCAGGCCTTGGCCGAAAACGCCAACCGCTACAACTCCTACCTCTACAGCCAGAGCGAAGATGCCGCCCTCAACATCGAAGAAATAAAGGCGGAGTTTGCGCCCAACGCGCCACAAGTAGACGGCCGCGAGGTACTGCAGGCGTGCTTCGAAGCCAACTTCCGCCGCGACCCGCGCATTTTTGCTATTGGCGAAGATGTAGGCCGTATTGGCGACGTGAACCAGGCGTTTGCGGGCCTACAGGAGAAATTTGGGGAGCTGCGCGTGACGGATACGGGCATTCGGGAGTGCACAATTGTAGGCCAGGGAATTGGCGCCGCCATGCGTGGCCTACGCCCCATCACCGAAATTCAGTACCTCGATTACCTGCTCTACGCCATCCAGATTCTCAGCGACGATGTAGCCAGCCTGCAGTACCGCACCAAAGGTGGCCAGAAGGCGCCCCTGATTGTGCGCACCCGCGGCCACCGCCTGGAAGGCATCTGGCACAGCGGCTCGCCAATTCAGATGATTCTAGGCAGCATCCGCGGCATCCACTTATGTGTGCCCCGCGACATGACCCAGGCCGCCGGTTTCTACAACACGCTCCTGCGTGCTGATGAGCCCGCCATCGTGATTGAGTGCCTCAATGGTTACCGACTCAAGGAGCGCATTCCGCAGAACGTGGGCGAGTTCACGGTACCACTGGGTATGCCAGAGGTCATCCGGGAAGGCCAGGACCTGACAATCGTGACGTACGGCTCCATGTGCCGGATTGTGCAGGATGCCGCCAAGCAACTAGCCGAAGTAGGTATATCGGTGGAAATCATCGATGTCCAGACGTTGCTGCCTTTCGATATCGAGCACCTCATCACCGACAGTCTGCGCAAAACAAACCGTGTCCTCTTCGCCGATGAAGACGTGCCCGGCGGTGCCACGGCCTACATGATGCAGCAGGTGCTGGATGAGCAGGGGGCTTATCAGCTCCTCGACTCCGCGCCACGCTGCCTCTCGGCCCAGGCCCACCGTCCGCCCTACGGCTCCGATGGCGACTACTTCTCCAAGCCCAACGCCGAAGATGTGTTCGATACCGTGTATGAGATGATGCAGGAAAGCGACCCAAAGCGCTTCGCTTCTATTTACTAG
- a CDS encoding DUF1573 domain-containing protein — MKHLFSLLVAVLMAAATHAQGVLQFEKVLHDFGKVPEGTMATYEFKFKNTGNQPVIIADVQASCGCTTPDWTKTPVLPGKTGIVKAVYSSSGRPGIFNKTVTVTSNAATPSTVLTIKGNVLNKDQIKATLTPAQLAQGPRLVLDQTTHDFGKMEAGQAPTARFTIKNTGKQDLVLSAIQSQCYCVGYKSAPAPIKPGQSAVVELIYNQRKLGLQEESVTITSNDMHGDTKLTLKANVVKDLNAGSMVKESGSSVPFK, encoded by the coding sequence ATGAAACACCTGTTCTCACTGCTGGTAGCCGTATTGATGGCGGCCGCCACCCACGCACAGGGCGTGCTGCAGTTCGAAAAAGTACTTCACGACTTCGGCAAAGTGCCCGAAGGCACTATGGCCACCTACGAATTCAAGTTCAAGAATACCGGCAACCAACCCGTCATCATTGCCGATGTGCAGGCCTCCTGCGGCTGCACCACGCCCGACTGGACCAAAACGCCGGTGTTGCCTGGCAAAACCGGCATTGTGAAGGCCGTGTACAGCAGCTCCGGCCGGCCCGGCATCTTCAACAAAACCGTGACCGTTACCAGTAACGCCGCTACGCCCAGCACGGTGCTTACCATCAAAGGCAATGTGCTGAATAAAGATCAGATAAAGGCCACTCTTACGCCGGCCCAGCTGGCACAAGGCCCGCGCCTAGTGCTCGACCAAACCACCCACGATTTCGGGAAGATGGAAGCCGGCCAAGCGCCTACTGCCCGCTTCACCATAAAAAATACGGGCAAGCAGGACTTGGTCCTGAGCGCTATTCAGTCGCAGTGCTACTGCGTGGGCTACAAGTCGGCGCCAGCGCCTATCAAGCCGGGGCAGAGCGCCGTTGTGGAACTGATCTATAACCAGCGTAAGCTAGGCCTGCAGGAGGAAAGCGTGACTATCACGAGCAACGATATGCACGGGGATACCAAGCTTACGCTCAAGGCCAATGTGGTGAAGGACTTGAACGCCGGCAGCATGGTAAAGGAAAGCGGCTCATCGGTGCCGTTTAAATAA
- the ald gene encoding alanine dehydrogenase — MLIGVPKEIKNNENRVGLTPAGVAEFRKHGHDVYVQATAGTGSGFSDAEYEQAGATILATIEEVYAKAEMIVKVKEPIASEYPLIKENQLLFTYFHFASGEELTHAMIERKAVCLAYETVELPSRALPLLIPMSEVAGRMAPQEGAKYLEKPLKGRGILLGGVPGVKPAEVLVLGAGIVGTQAAKIAAGLGAQVTIMDISLNRLRELDDFMPKNVVTQYSNEYNIREAIKTADLIIGAVLIPGAKAPHLITRDMLKTMKAGTVLVDVAVDQGGCIETCKPTTHENPTFIIDDIVHYCVANMPGAVPYTSTLALTNATLPYAVKLANLGWQEACRRDEALRLGLNVVHGKVVYKGVAEAWGLPLETVESVMEVAVA, encoded by the coding sequence ATGCTAATCGGCGTACCGAAAGAAATTAAGAACAACGAAAACCGCGTAGGCCTGACGCCCGCTGGTGTAGCTGAATTCCGTAAGCATGGCCACGATGTGTACGTGCAAGCTACTGCCGGCACCGGCAGCGGCTTCTCCGACGCGGAGTATGAGCAGGCCGGCGCTACCATCCTCGCAACCATTGAGGAAGTGTACGCCAAAGCTGAAATGATTGTGAAGGTGAAGGAGCCGATTGCTTCGGAGTATCCTCTCATCAAGGAAAACCAACTGCTCTTCACGTATTTCCACTTTGCCTCGGGCGAGGAGCTGACCCACGCCATGATTGAGCGCAAGGCGGTATGCCTGGCCTACGAGACGGTAGAATTGCCTTCGCGCGCCTTGCCCCTGCTCATTCCGATGAGTGAAGTAGCTGGCCGTATGGCACCGCAGGAAGGTGCTAAGTACCTGGAGAAGCCCCTGAAAGGTCGTGGCATTCTACTGGGTGGCGTACCCGGCGTGAAGCCCGCCGAAGTACTCGTATTGGGTGCTGGCATTGTGGGCACGCAGGCGGCTAAAATTGCCGCTGGCCTGGGCGCTCAGGTAACCATCATGGATATCAGCCTGAACCGTCTGCGCGAGCTCGACGATTTCATGCCCAAAAACGTGGTAACGCAGTACTCCAACGAGTACAACATCCGCGAAGCCATCAAAACCGCCGACCTCATCATCGGTGCGGTGCTGATTCCAGGTGCCAAGGCGCCCCACCTCATCACCCGCGACATGCTCAAGACCATGAAGGCTGGCACTGTACTGGTTGACGTGGCCGTGGACCAGGGTGGCTGCATCGAGACCTGCAAGCCGACTACCCACGAAAACCCGACCTTCATCATCGACGACATCGTGCACTATTGCGTGGCCAACATGCCCGGCGCGGTGCCTTACACCTCTACCCTGGCCCTGACCAACGCAACACTGCCCTACGCGGTGAAGTTGGCCAACCTGGGCTGGCAGGAAGCGTGCCGCCGCGACGAGGCTCTGCGCCTCGGCCTGAACGTGGTACATGGCAAAGTAGTGTACAAAGGAGTTGCTGAAGCCTGGGGCCTGCCCTTGGAAACGGTAGAATCTGTAATGGAAGTGGCCGTTGCGTAA
- a CDS encoding SMI1/KNR4 family protein, producing the protein MKGIVYTGGELTDLVSFARLPSYMQTFLREQNGVVAYFGGLHIRGCVSEPIWHSLSEAWQGEKAFWRTYDTVVETDIPFAQDCVGNQFLLRGDAVLFLDTETGELADLEVDFKHFLFGAEKFPLDALGMEPLRGFQQRGGVLQPGQLLSLFPPVCINTAQEPQAKPQAAAERLAWLADLYLQIKNLPDGQRLNLKPGQD; encoded by the coding sequence ATGAAAGGCATTGTATATACCGGCGGCGAGCTTACGGACCTCGTGAGCTTCGCACGTCTTCCCTCCTACATGCAGACATTTCTGCGCGAGCAAAATGGTGTAGTGGCCTACTTCGGTGGCCTACACATTCGGGGCTGCGTATCGGAACCCATCTGGCACTCCCTATCTGAGGCTTGGCAGGGCGAGAAGGCGTTCTGGCGCACCTATGATACCGTGGTAGAAACGGATATTCCATTTGCTCAGGATTGTGTAGGCAATCAGTTCCTATTACGCGGCGACGCAGTGCTGTTCCTGGACACCGAAACCGGCGAGCTAGCTGACCTAGAGGTTGACTTCAAGCACTTCCTTTTCGGGGCCGAAAAATTCCCTTTGGATGCGCTGGGCATGGAGCCATTGCGCGGGTTTCAGCAGCGTGGTGGCGTGTTGCAGCCGGGCCAGCTGCTGAGTCTGTTTCCTCCGGTGTGCATTAACACGGCTCAGGAGCCCCAGGCAAAACCTCAGGCGGCCGCCGAGCGGTTGGCCTGGCTCGCCGATTTGTACCTCCAGATCAAGAACCTGCCGGATGGCCAACGCCTCAATCTTAAGCCAGGTCAGGATTAA
- a CDS encoding LTA synthase family protein — translation MLSPVLRLLVRRFLLLLGVYLLLRLGFYLSNQAVFQEAPVGQVLWAFWHGFRFDISALLLLNIPFLVLSLVPRFTRNWQRTVRGVYLTLNAAGIALNLIDTQYFKFIGRRTSDELFTITDDIERQAGQLVGHYWFLLLPFAVLFGLLRYFYPMPSPAKSVAAAPRAPQASRRILRTSLEVILVAALAVLGIRGGLQLKPLRTGHAFMQTPPMLGHLALNSTFTFLKSLGYQPVERLTYFSSKQQLHAALAARTPAARPNAPHDNVVVLLVESFASEYNGIENGGNGYTPFFDSLATQGLFFREHYANGRRSIEALPAVLAGLPSLMESPFITSNFQTDELHGLGELLGKQGYATSVFHGAQNGTMGFNTFSGIVGIQRYYGLNEYPGSIKSAEYDGHWGIFDEPYLQYFAQQLTRQKEPFFSTVFTLTSHEPFPVPVKYQGKFSRGKLPIHTSIGYTDFALQQFFKLAARQPWYKRTLFILLADHTSQTLRPGYQNLLGSYKTPLLLFHPGRSLPPADVHRITQQADVPATVLDYLGISAPKQLLPFGYSVFDTGTSGRALFLSGGSHYLVHHDFVTELTADNQVRLYPYKTHYVPARPLANPNPEKLRAYGNELKACNQFFTNGLADNTLYKW, via the coding sequence ATGCTCTCCCCTGTTCTGCGCTTGCTGGTTCGTCGGTTTCTGCTGCTGCTTGGTGTGTACCTGCTGCTGCGGCTGGGATTTTATCTGTCGAACCAAGCCGTATTTCAGGAGGCGCCCGTAGGCCAGGTGTTATGGGCATTCTGGCACGGCTTCCGCTTCGATATATCGGCGCTGCTGCTGCTGAATATTCCGTTTCTGGTGCTTTCTCTCGTGCCGCGGTTCACCCGGAACTGGCAGCGCACGGTGCGGGGCGTTTACCTTACGCTGAATGCCGCCGGTATCGCGCTTAACCTGATTGACACCCAGTATTTCAAGTTTATCGGGCGGCGCACCAGCGACGAGCTGTTTACCATCACCGATGACATTGAGCGGCAGGCCGGGCAGCTCGTAGGCCACTATTGGTTTCTGCTGCTGCCGTTTGCGGTGCTCTTTGGGCTGCTCCGGTACTTCTACCCCATGCCAAGCCCGGCAAAGAGCGTGGCAGCTGCGCCACGCGCACCTCAAGCTTCCCGACGTATCCTGCGCACTTCGCTGGAAGTTATTCTGGTGGCGGCGCTGGCCGTGTTGGGCATCCGGGGTGGCCTACAGCTCAAGCCGCTGCGTACCGGGCACGCGTTCATGCAAACGCCACCCATGCTAGGCCACCTGGCCTTGAATAGCACCTTCACTTTCCTCAAAAGCCTTGGCTACCAGCCGGTGGAGCGGCTCACGTACTTCTCCTCGAAACAGCAGCTGCATGCGGCGCTGGCGGCTCGTACCCCGGCTGCCCGCCCCAACGCTCCGCACGATAATGTGGTGGTACTGCTGGTGGAAAGCTTTGCCTCTGAGTACAATGGCATCGAAAATGGCGGTAACGGCTACACGCCCTTTTTCGATTCGTTAGCCACGCAGGGGCTGTTTTTTCGGGAGCATTATGCCAATGGGCGCCGCTCCATTGAGGCGCTGCCGGCGGTGTTGGCGGGCCTGCCTTCCCTCATGGAAAGCCCCTTCATCACCTCCAACTTCCAGACCGACGAGCTGCATGGCCTGGGTGAGTTGCTGGGCAAACAGGGTTACGCCACGTCCGTTTTTCATGGGGCACAGAATGGCACCATGGGCTTCAATACGTTTTCGGGTATAGTAGGCATTCAGCGCTATTATGGTCTGAATGAGTATCCGGGGAGCATCAAAAGCGCGGAATATGATGGGCACTGGGGCATTTTTGATGAGCCTTATCTGCAGTATTTCGCGCAGCAGCTGACCAGGCAAAAGGAGCCTTTCTTCTCCACGGTTTTCACGCTCACCTCCCACGAGCCGTTTCCGGTGCCCGTAAAGTACCAGGGCAAGTTTAGCCGGGGCAAGCTGCCCATCCATACCTCCATCGGCTACACCGATTTTGCGCTGCAGCAGTTCTTCAAATTGGCGGCCCGGCAGCCTTGGTACAAGCGCACCTTGTTTATCCTGCTCGCCGACCACACTTCCCAAACGCTGCGGCCCGGCTACCAGAACCTGCTGGGCAGCTATAAAACGCCACTCCTGCTTTTTCATCCGGGCCGCTCACTGCCGCCCGCCGATGTGCACCGCATTACCCAACAGGCCGATGTGCCGGCCACCGTGCTGGATTATCTGGGCATTTCGGCTCCCAAGCAGCTGCTTCCGTTTGGCTACTCGGTGTTTGACACGGGCACGAGTGGCCGCGCCCTGTTTCTAAGCGGCGGCTCCCACTACCTCGTGCACCACGACTTCGTGACGGAGCTCACTGCCGATAATCAGGTTCGGCTGTACCCATACAAAACGCATTACGTGCCCGCTAGGCCACTTGCCAACCCCAATCCGGAAAAGCTGCGCGCGTACGGCAACGAACTTAAGGCCTGCAACCAGTTCTTCACCAACGGCCTAGCCGACAACACACTGTACAAGTGGTAA
- a CDS encoding type I restriction enzyme HsdR N-terminal domain-containing protein, with protein MQELNLPPFEYKVTKSSENLLIWDVLRRKQVVLTPEEWVRQHVVHYLMHHRGYPKGLLSLERGHRYNQRQKRTDLCALGPDGQPLLLVECKAPSVAITAAVAMQAATYNQTIGAPLLLLTNGLDHFCWRVDFEQRTNERLLEVPAYGEVVL; from the coding sequence ATGCAAGAGTTGAACCTGCCGCCTTTCGAATACAAAGTTACGAAATCCAGCGAAAATTTGCTGATCTGGGATGTATTACGCCGCAAACAAGTTGTATTAACCCCCGAAGAATGGGTGCGCCAGCACGTAGTGCACTACCTGATGCACCACCGCGGCTACCCCAAAGGCTTGCTGAGCCTGGAGCGCGGCCACCGCTACAACCAGCGCCAGAAACGCACCGACCTCTGCGCCCTCGGCCCCGATGGCCAACCGTTGCTGCTAGTAGAGTGCAAAGCGCCCTCGGTAGCTATTACCGCGGCTGTTGCCATGCAGGCGGCTACCTACAACCAGACCATTGGCGCCCCGCTGCTGCTGCTCACCAATGGCCTCGACCACTTCTGCTGGCGCGTAGATTTCGAGCAGCGCACGAATGAGCGGCTGCTCGAGGTACCAGCTTATGGTGAAGTAGTGCTATAG
- a CDS encoding AMP nucleosidase, whose amino-acid sequence MKTKTDIVENWLPRYTGVPLKDFGQYILLTNFLNYVTMFAEQFGVEVRGLDKPMQTATANGITIINFGMGSPMAATVMDLISAVKPKAALFLGKCGGLKNKTKLGDLILPIAAIRGEGTSDDYLPAEIPALPSFRLQRAVSSMIKKHEKDYWTGTVYTTNRRVWEHDENFKEYLRQIRAMAVDMETATIFTVGFVNEIPHGALLLVSDNPMTPEGVKTSESDKKVTTDFVTSHLQIGIESLMELKNSGESVKHMRFE is encoded by the coding sequence ATGAAGACTAAAACCGACATTGTCGAGAACTGGCTGCCACGCTACACTGGCGTACCACTCAAAGATTTCGGCCAGTATATCCTGCTGACGAACTTCCTCAACTACGTGACCATGTTTGCCGAGCAGTTCGGCGTGGAGGTTCGTGGCCTGGATAAGCCGATGCAAACGGCCACGGCCAACGGCATCACCATTATCAACTTCGGGATGGGCTCCCCGATGGCAGCTACGGTTATGGATCTGATTTCGGCCGTAAAACCGAAAGCAGCGCTGTTTCTGGGCAAATGCGGTGGTCTGAAAAACAAGACCAAACTCGGCGACCTGATTTTGCCCATCGCGGCCATTCGCGGCGAGGGTACTTCCGATGACTACTTGCCCGCCGAGATTCCTGCCCTGCCCTCGTTCCGGTTGCAGCGCGCGGTGTCTTCCATGATCAAGAAGCACGAGAAAGACTACTGGACCGGCACGGTGTACACCACCAACCGCCGTGTGTGGGAGCACGACGAGAATTTCAAGGAGTATCTGCGCCAGATCCGGGCCATGGCCGTTGATATGGAAACCGCTACGATCTTCACGGTAGGCTTCGTAAACGAGATTCCACACGGTGCGCTCCTGCTCGTGAGCGACAACCCTATGACACCTGAAGGCGTGAAAACCTCCGAGAGCGACAAGAAGGTTACCACCGATTTCGTGACTTCGCACCTCCAGATCGGCATTGAGTCGTTGATGGAGCTGAAAAACTCCGGCGAATCGGTGAAGCACATGCGCTTCGAGTAG